The genomic region CCTATCCCGCAGTCCTCAATTTGTGGGGGCCGGCAAGGTGTACCTTTCTCGCCCCCACCTAAACGGCGCAGCGGGCGTAGACACACCTATCGAGTGGCCGCTCGTTTAACTTCGTATGATTGCGATGCCTTTCGGTGAAGGGCAGCTGGCGCAGGAAGCAGGGTCACCACGTTTAACCAAACGCGCGGCTGCGGCCTTGACGTTGCTACAAAGAAAGCGTGCCCTGCTTCCGTTTTGCCTGAAGACTGCACAGTATGGAGGGAACCTAAGCCGCGTGCGGGTATCCCGTATTTGTACGAGACAAGTTGTGGCAAAACCCTGGCCGGCTGATGGTTTAATCTGCTTACTGCTTGCCCAATGCCCTCCGCAAAACCCCTGATTCCCCCGCTCAAGTACGTTGTCGGAATCGACATTGCCAAGAGCTCCTTTGTCGCCTGCTTTGGCCAGGTGGACGGCCACCAGCAGTTGCTCTTTGGCAAGGAAACTACCTTTGAAAACACGCTGGGCGGCTTTGCCAGCCTGCTCAGCTGGGTGGCCCGGCAGCAAGCGGTTGCCGTTCCGCTGTGGTTTGTGGTCGAAGCCACCGGCGTCTACTACGAGGAGCTAGCGTACTTTTTAGCCGATCAGCAGCAGCTACTCAGCGTGCTGTTGCCCAATAAGGTGAAGCATTTTGCCCGCAGCACGGAACTCAAAAGCAAGACCGACCAGCTGGACGCGCGCTTGCTCTGCCGGTTGGGTCTGGAGCGGGCGCTGCCTGCCTGGCAGCCGCCCACGCCGGCGCTGCGGCAGCTGCGGGCCCTGGCCCGCGAGCGGCAGGTGCTGACCAAGCAAGGGGCGCAGCTCAAAGCCCGCGTACATGCTTACCAGCATAGCTACCAGCCCGATAGCCGAACATTGGCACGCCTGGCGGCCCAGCAGCAACTTATCCTGCAGCAGTTGGCAGCGCTGGACCAGGACCTGACGGAACTGCTGGCGGCCGAGCCGGAGCTGGCGCGCAAGTTGACGCAGTTGACGAGCATTCCCGGCATTGGGCTGACGACAGCCATCATCGTGGTAGCCGAAACCAGCGGCTTTGCCCTGGTCGAGAATGAGCGTCAACTCGCTTCCTATGCCGGCCTGGACGTGGTGCAGCGGCAAAGCGGCCTCTCGGCGCATGCCACCCGCATTTCCAAGCGCGGCAACACGCGCCTGCGCACGGCGCTCTATTTGCCCGCGCTCAGCAGCCTGCGCCATAACCCGCGGCAAATCGCCTTTTATGCCCGTTTGCGTACGCGTCACCCCAGCGGCAAGCCGGGCGTCATTGCTGTCATGCGCAAACTGCTCGTGCTCTGCTACTCGCTCTGGAAAAACGATCAAGCGTATAATCCCGACTATCCCACGGCCCACCAGAGCAGACATGAAATAGCCCCGGCCACAGAAGTGAGCCGAGGCTACACAGGATGAACGCGCACGCCCTCCTTGAGGAAGTCGAAGATAAATAAATGCGGCCTAGCCCTTGCTTGCCATCACAGTATCTTTACGGCAAACTTTTAACCAAGGCCGATAATGTTAGCCATACTGAAAAACGACTTTTTATCAGTTAAGTGGTCAGTTATTACTGACTGCATGTCGTGAAGCCAAGGCAATCAGCTAGAAGGCACTTGAGTGCGAGCTAGTAGGTAGCATTGACTGATAAAAAGTCGTAATAAGCTTTGGACGTATTTGCGAAGGTTAGTGTAGTAAATTCGTAGGTTGATATGCCGGGTCTATTTCTGAGAAGTAGTTATTTAGAACGGGGAAACGCTAGGTAATAAAAGCACAATAAAGTATTAAAAAAGTGCAATCACATAATGCGGTTTTGAGCTTTTTTGTGCTTTCTGTTTTGTTGCTTTTTCTCCCTTGTTGTGTCGTATATACCACACCTTAAAAGCTATCCTTTTGCTCTTGCGCGCGAATCATCAACTTGTGTATTTTTAGTTATTTGTCTATTTGCAGGGCTCATAACCTATTGATTATATACTAGTTACCGCACTATTAAACGACTTTTTATCAGTTTAAAACGACTTTTTATCAGTGAACTACGACTTTTTATCAGTTTAAAACGACTTTTTATCAGTCATATCTAAATCAAACTACTACCTTTTATCAGTTAAAAACGCCCTATAAAAACAACTGTAGTTTTTCGTATATTTTCTATATTTGTCCCCTATTCCACCTCGCTATGGAGCCTTCTGAATCACTGGAAGTCAGGCAACACAATGCCATTACGACAGCTCGCTACGACTACACTGCTTGCCAGCTAGACCTGCTGTTCTTCCTGCTCTCCAAACTTCGCCGTGAAGACTTACCGAACCAGGAATACCAGATTCACATGAATGAAGTGGTGGCCATGACGGGGCGGGAATGGCACTATAAGCAACTTCGGGAAGCTACTGAATCCATGGGCTCTCGGATGTTCGAGGTAGAGAATGATCAGTCGTACGTACAGCTCTGGATGTTTCAGAAGGTAGAGTACGTCAAAGGTCAGGGGTTCCTGCGTATTCGCCTTTCGGAAGATATCCGGCCCTATTTGTTTGAGTTGAAAAACAACTTCACTTCCTACCAGCTCTTTTCCGCCCTAAAGATATCCAGCAAGTATGCCAAACGCATCTACCAGCTGGCTTCGCAGTGGAAGGACATTGGGGAGACGAAAACCTACGATCTGGAGGAGTTTAAGCTTATGCTTAAGCTCAAGGATCCGAAGGGTAAAGAGCCCGAGCAGTTTCAGCGCATCAGTGACCTGAAGGCCAAAGTGCTGGACATTGCTGTGCGTCAGATAAACGAAAATACTGAGCTAAAAATTGGATACACCTTGCTCAAGCAAGGCCGCTCTTTTCACGCCGTACGCTTCTACGTTACCAAGCAGCAGCCAAAGCAACTGCCGATTCCTTTTGATGAATCTCCTGAACAAGCAAAGATCTTGATGGCCCGCCGCCATCTGGAATCGCTGGGCATCAAAGACGCCAAGCTTATAGCACAGATCATCGGCGACGAGAATCTCGTAAATGAGCTATTCAAATTCATGTATCGTCTGAAGACGGATAAAATCAAGGCGGACAAGAACCCGGCCGGCTTGCTGCTTACTGTCTTGGGGCTAAAGTCATCCGCTAAAACCAGTTAAGCCTACTGCTTCTCCCCTCCCCCCACCATGACACCGCACAGCCAAGAAGCCTACCGCGCACTCCGGGCCTACCTGACGCACTTACTTACCAATCCCCAGGACAAAGCCTTGGACGATGTGCCGACGCCGCTACGGGCCAGCGTAGAAGCCTTTATGCAGGGCAAGACAGTGTACCATGATGCGGCTGACCGCCCTGTCATCTACGCGCACGATCTGGCCGCCTGGGCACATCAAGTGATTCACGTGTCGGGCTTGGAATACCCGGTGTCGCTGGCCACCGTTGACTTGGACACTCTGCGCCAAGCGATAGCGGCATGAGTTGGGAGGAGATTGAACGACTTACGGCTTTAGTACAGCAACTGAGTCCCAAAGAGCAATTGACGCGAGAGCAGTTGAACCACGTGCTGGTCTCAGCTCATTCGACGATGATTGAAGGCTCCCGGGTAACTGTGCAATCCGCCTTTGATTTCCTGGTAGGCGATGAGGCAAAAGTCGATAAAAGTCTTC from Hymenobacter sp. J193 harbors:
- a CDS encoding IS110 family transposase, with the protein product MPSAKPLIPPLKYVVGIDIAKSSFVACFGQVDGHQQLLFGKETTFENTLGGFASLLSWVARQQAVAVPLWFVVEATGVYYEELAYFLADQQQLLSVLLPNKVKHFARSTELKSKTDQLDARLLCRLGLERALPAWQPPTPALRQLRALARERQVLTKQGAQLKARVHAYQHSYQPDSRTLARLAAQQQLILQQLAALDQDLTELLAAEPELARKLTQLTSIPGIGLTTAIIVVAETSGFALVENERQLASYAGLDVVQRQSGLSAHATRISKRGNTRLRTALYLPALSSLRHNPRQIAFYARLRTRHPSGKPGVIAVMRKLLVLCYSLWKNDQAYNPDYPTAHQSRHEIAPATEVSRGYTG
- a CDS encoding replication initiation protein is translated as MEPSESLEVRQHNAITTARYDYTACQLDLLFFLLSKLRREDLPNQEYQIHMNEVVAMTGREWHYKQLREATESMGSRMFEVENDQSYVQLWMFQKVEYVKGQGFLRIRLSEDIRPYLFELKNNFTSYQLFSALKISSKYAKRIYQLASQWKDIGETKTYDLEEFKLMLKLKDPKGKEPEQFQRISDLKAKVLDIAVRQINENTELKIGYTLLKQGRSFHAVRFYVTKQQPKQLPIPFDESPEQAKILMARRHLESLGIKDAKLIAQIIGDENLVNELFKFMYRLKTDKIKADKNPAGLLLTVLGLKSSAKTS